Below is a genomic region from Brassica oleracea var. oleracea cultivar TO1000 chromosome C9, BOL, whole genome shotgun sequence.
AAATCATTCAAAATAAGGAAAAAAAGAAGAATCTATTTCCCAATTTGGTTTTCACCGAAAAAAAAATTGTCTTAATAAAATCTTAATGCACCAAATCATATAAGAACTTTATTTGACCATTGTCATTAGTTTTTTCTTTATGGTAATGGATCTTCAAATAATTTAAATTAAATTAAAAAAAAAAAAGAGAAACAAAAACGCGGAAAGGAGAGCCCAAATCGTCTCCGTCTGTCATTGTCGCAGTCTCTCACAGCTAAATAAAAGAGAAAAACAAATCGCAACGCTTCAATATCTCTCTCCCAATCGTTTGAATCAGTCTTCCTCATCACAATCCCCCAAAGATCCACCACACATGCTACTATGAGCCTCCGCCACCGCACCGTCCCCTCTCAACCCGGACGGCCCCCGGCGGCGGGCGCAATCGACGACGAGCCCTACAACATCATCCCCGTCAACAACCTCCTCGCCGACCACCCCTCCCTCCGCTACCCCGAGGTCCGCGCCGCCGCCGCCGCCCTCAAAACCGTCGGAGACCTCCGCCGCCCCACCTACGTCCAATGGCGCCCCCACTACGACCTCCTCGACTGGCTCGCCCTCTTCTTCGGCTTCCAGAAGGACAACGTCCGCAACCAGCGCGAGCACCTCGTCCTCCACCTCGCCAACGCCCAGATGCGCCTCACGCCGCCGCCGGATAACATCGATTCCCTCGATCCCGCCGTCGTCCGCCGTTTCCGCCGCAAGCTCCTCGGTAACTACTCGAGCTGGTGCTCGTACCTCGGGAGGAAGTCGAACATCTGGATCTCGGATCGGAACCCCGATTCGAGGCGGGAGCTTCTCTACGTCGGCCTCTACCTCCTCGTGTGGGGAGAGGCGGCGAATCTTAGGTTTATGCCTGAGTGTATCTGTTACATCTTCCACAATATGGCCTCGGAGCTTAACAAGATCCTCGAGGATTGCCTCGACGAGAGCACGGGGCAGCCGTACTCTCCTAGAATCACGGGGGAGAATAGTTTCCTAAACGGCGTCGTTAAACCTATTTACGAGACGATCAAAGCTGAGATTAACGAGAGCAAGAACGGGACGGAGCCGCATTGTAAGTGGAGGAACTATGATGATATTAACGAGTACTTTTGGACGGATAGGTGTTTCAGTAAATTGAAATGGCCGATTGATTTGGGGAGCAGTTTCTTCAAGAGTAGTCGAGGGAGAGGCGTTGGGAAGACAGGTTTTGTGGAGAGGAGGACGTTCTTTTACCTCTACAGGAGCTTTGATAGGCTTTGGGTGATGCTTGCTTTGTTTCTCCAAGCTGCTATTATAGTCGCTTGGGAGGAGAAGCCGGGTGGAGGGTCGGTGAGGAGTCAGCTCTGGAATGCGTTGAAGTCGAGGGATGTTCGGGTGAGGCTTTTGACTGTGTTCTTGACGTGGAGTGGGATGAGATTACTGCAGGCTGTGCTGGACGCTGCCTCGCAACGGCCGCTTATTTCTAGAGAGACCAAGCGGCTGTTTTTCAGAATGTTGATGAAGGTTGTAGCTGCTACGGTTTGGATAATTGCTTTTATTGTTCTCTACACGAACATCTGGAAGCAGAGGAAGCAAGACAGGCAGTGGTCCAGAGCCGCGAATGACAAGATCTATCAGTTCCTTTACGCTGTGGTGGCTTTCTTGGTCCCTGAGATCCTGGCTTTGGCTCTGTTTATAGTCCCGTGGATAAGGAACTTTCTGGAAGAGACCAATTGGAAGATATTCTTTGCTTTGACTTGGTGGTTCCAGGGTAAAAGCTTTGTGGGTCGAGGTTTGAGAGAGGGGTTGGTGGACAACATCAAGTACTCGACTTTCTGGATCTTTGTCCTAGCAACGAAGTTCACGTTCAGCTACTTCCTGCAGGTTAAGCCAATGATTAAACCCTCGAAGCTGCTATGGAATTTGAAGGAGGTGGATTATGAGTGGCATCAGTTCTTTGGCAAGAGCAATAGGTTTTCTGTCTTGTTATTGTGGCTGCCAGTGGTGTTGATATACCTGATGGATATCCAAATTTGGTACGCGATCTATTCTTCGATTGTTGGTGCTGTTGTTGGGCTGTTTGATCATCTGGGGGAGATCAGGGACATGGGACAGCTTAGGCTGAGGTTTCAGTTCTTTGCTAGCGCTATTCAGTTCAACCTAATGCCTGAGGAACAACTCCTGAATGCTAGAGGATTTGGTAACAAGCTTAAGGACGCCATTCATAGGTAAGTCTATTGAAGCATGTTACTGATATTTCTATATAATTTATTATACAGAGTTTGTCTTTACAGTACAAGCTATAGGATTTTAGTTTTGTTAAAGAAGATTTCTCCGCAATGAACTCGACTTTTCACATTGTAATAACATTGCGTTTGTGTACTTTATGCAGATTGAAGCTGAGGTATGGATTGGGGCGGCCGTTTAAGAAACTCGAGTCCAATCAGGTTGAGGCTAACAAGTTTGCGCTGATCTGGAATGAGATAATCTTAGCTTTCAGAGAGGAGGATATAGTCTCTGATCGAGAAGTAGAGCTGCTGGAGCTGCCAAAGAATTCCTGGAACGTGACAGTTATCCGCTGGCCGTGTTTCCTGTTGTGCAACGAGCTTTTGCTTGCACTGAGCCAGGCGAAAGAGCTGGTTGACGCACCTGATAAATGGCTGTGGCACAAGATATGCAAGAATGAGTACAGGCGGTGTGCTGTGGTTGAGGCATATGAAAGCATCAAACATCTGTTGCTCTCAATCATCAAAATTGACACTGAAGAACATAAAATTGTTACAATTTTCTTTCAGATGATTGAGGTGTCTATTCAGGGTGAGCAGTTCACCAAGACCTTCAAAGTGGATCTTTTGCCAAAGATTTATGAGACACTACAGAAGTTGGTTGGGCTGTTGAATGATGAGAAAGTGGATGTTGGGCGAGTGGTGAATGGCCTGCAGTCTATTTATGAGATTGCAACACGACAGTTCTTCATAGAAAAGAAGACGACTGAACAGCTATCTACTGAGGGGTTAACTCCTCATGATCCAGCCTCAAAGTTACTGTTTCAGAATGCTGTTAGGCTTCCCGATGCAAGCAATGAAGACTTCTTCCGGCAGGTTAGGCGGTTACACACAATGCTCACTTCTAGGGACTCTATGCACAGCGTCCCTGTGAATCTAGAGGCGAGACGGCGGATTGCCTTCTTCAGCAATTCGCTCTTCATGAACTTGCCTCATGCACCTCAGGTGGAGAAAATGTTGGCGTTCAGTGTTATGACTCCATACTACAGCGAGGAAGTTGTATACAGTAAAGAACAGCTCCGAAATGAGACTGAGGATGGGATTTCAACCTTGTATTACCTGCAGACGATTTATGCCGACGAATGGAAAAATTTTAAGGAACGGATGCGTAGGGAAGGTATAAAGACAGATGTTGAGTTGTGGACAACCAAGCTGAGAGAGCTCAGGCTTTGGGCTTCCTACAGAGGTCAGACTTTGGCACGTACAGTTCGAGGAATGATGTACTATTACAGGGCTCTTAAGATGCTTGCTTTTCTCGACTCTGCGTCTGAAATGGACATTCGGGAGGATGCTCAGGAGCTTGGTTCAATGAGGAGTTCGCAGGGAAATCGATTGGATGGTGTTGACGATGTAAATGACCGATCTTCTCTAAGCAGAGCAACTAGCTCTGTGAGCATGCTGTATAAAGGCCATGAGCATGGGACTGCATTGATGAAATTCACATATGTCGTGGCGTGCCAAATCTATGGGTCTCAAAAAGCGAAGAAAGAGCCTCAGGCAGAGGAAATTCTGTATCTTATGAAGCAAAACGAAGCCCTTCGTATTGCATATGTGGATGAGGTACATGCGGGCAGGGGAGAGACTGAGTATTACTCCGTTCTGGTGAAATACGATCACACGTTGGAGAGGGAAGTGGAGATATTCCGTGTGAAGCTACCTGGTCCGGTGAAGCTGGGTGAGGGAAAGCCAGAGAACCAGAATCATGCAATGATCTTT
It encodes:
- the LOC106317766 gene encoding callose synthase 12, which codes for MSLRHRTVPSQPGRPPAAGAIDDEPYNIIPVNNLLADHPSLRYPEVRAAAAALKTVGDLRRPTYVQWRPHYDLLDWLALFFGFQKDNVRNQREHLVLHLANAQMRLTPPPDNIDSLDPAVVRRFRRKLLGNYSSWCSYLGRKSNIWISDRNPDSRRELLYVGLYLLVWGEAANLRFMPECICYIFHNMASELNKILEDCLDESTGQPYSPRITGENSFLNGVVKPIYETIKAEINESKNGTEPHCKWRNYDDINEYFWTDRCFSKLKWPIDLGSSFFKSSRGRGVGKTGFVERRTFFYLYRSFDRLWVMLALFLQAAIIVAWEEKPGGGSVRSQLWNALKSRDVRVRLLTVFLTWSGMRLLQAVLDAASQRPLISRETKRLFFRMLMKVVAATVWIIAFIVLYTNIWKQRKQDRQWSRAANDKIYQFLYAVVAFLVPEILALALFIVPWIRNFLEETNWKIFFALTWWFQGKSFVGRGLREGLVDNIKYSTFWIFVLATKFTFSYFLQVKPMIKPSKLLWNLKEVDYEWHQFFGKSNRFSVLLLWLPVVLIYLMDIQIWYAIYSSIVGAVVGLFDHLGEIRDMGQLRLRFQFFASAIQFNLMPEEQLLNARGFGNKLKDAIHRLKLRYGLGRPFKKLESNQVEANKFALIWNEIILAFREEDIVSDREVELLELPKNSWNVTVIRWPCFLLCNELLLALSQAKELVDAPDKWLWHKICKNEYRRCAVVEAYESIKHLLLSIIKIDTEEHKIVTIFFQMIEVSIQGEQFTKTFKVDLLPKIYETLQKLVGLLNDEKVDVGRVVNGLQSIYEIATRQFFIEKKTTEQLSTEGLTPHDPASKLLFQNAVRLPDASNEDFFRQVRRLHTMLTSRDSMHSVPVNLEARRRIAFFSNSLFMNLPHAPQVEKMLAFSVMTPYYSEEVVYSKEQLRNETEDGISTLYYLQTIYADEWKNFKERMRREGIKTDVELWTTKLRELRLWASYRGQTLARTVRGMMYYYRALKMLAFLDSASEMDIREDAQELGSMRSSQGNRLDGVDDVNDRSSLSRATSSVSMLYKGHEHGTALMKFTYVVACQIYGSQKAKKEPQAEEILYLMKQNEALRIAYVDEVHAGRGETEYYSVLVKYDHTLEREVEIFRVKLPGPVKLGEGKPENQNHAMIFTRGDAVQTIDMNQDNYFEEALKMRNLLQEFRHYHGIRKPTILGVREHIFTGSVSSLAWFMSAQETSFVTLGQRVLANPLKVRMHYGHPDVFDRFWFLSRGGISKASRVINISEDIFAGFNCTLRGGNVTHHEYIQVGKGRDVGLNQISMFEAKVASGNGEQVLSRDVYRLGHRLDFFRMLSFFYTTVGFFFNTMMVILTVYAFLWGRVYLALSGVEKSALADSTDTNAALAVILNQQFIIQLGLFTALPMIVEWSLEEGFLLAIWNFIRMQIQLSSVFYTFSMGTRAHYFGRTILHGGAKYRATGRGFVVEHKSFTENYRLYARSHFVKAIELGLILIVYATHSPIAKDSLIYIAMTLTSWFLVISWILAPFVFNPSGFDWLKTVYDFEGFMNWIWYQGRISTKSEQSWEIWWYEEQDHLRTTGIPGRIMEIILDLRFFFFQYGIVYQLKIANGSTSVLVYLLSWIYIFAVFVFFLVIQYARDKYSARNHIRYRLVQFLLIVFGTLVIVALLEFTHFSFVDIFTSLLAFVPTGWGILLIAQALRPALQKIGLIWNAVISLARLYDILFGIVIMVPVAFMSWMPGFQSMQTRILFNEAFSRGLRIMQIVTGKKSKGDVEVEKRRS